A genomic stretch from Anaerohalosphaeraceae bacterium includes:
- a CDS encoding thermonuclease family protein codes for MSRRKTIPYAISRRRKNGLLLFWLLLVPAGLGITDHRFGGPLRSIVQRHFFYTPDQKQFHLQTFPVIEVIDGDTLDIRTDSGEVVRVRMLGVDTPETKHPTVGVMYFGPEASDFVRQLIGAGPVTLLLDNVGDQRDLYGRLLAYVRLEDGRIVNEEIIRNGWGYADLRFEHSRFAQYEKWMEEALEEKRGLWKEVRREQLPQWLRDKQPLLLR; via the coding sequence ATGAGCAGGCGAAAAACGATTCCATACGCCATCAGCCGCCGAAGGAAAAACGGTCTGTTGCTCTTCTGGCTCCTTCTTGTACCGGCAGGATTGGGGATTACTGACCATCGGTTCGGGGGGCCGCTTCGGTCGATTGTTCAGAGACATTTCTTTTACACCCCAGACCAAAAGCAATTTCACCTGCAAACCTTCCCCGTAATCGAGGTCATCGATGGAGATACTCTGGATATCCGCACGGACAGCGGGGAAGTTGTCCGTGTGCGGATGCTCGGCGTGGACACTCCGGAAACCAAACACCCGACTGTCGGTGTGATGTACTTTGGTCCAGAGGCATCCGATTTTGTCCGGCAGCTCATCGGCGCCGGTCCGGTCACTCTGCTGCTGGATAACGTCGGCGATCAGCGGGATTTATACGGCCGTCTTTTGGCATACGTCCGTCTGGAGGATGGACGAATCGTCAATGAAGAAATCATCCGAAACGGCTGGGGGTATGCAGACCTGCGGTTCGAACATTCCCGGTTTGCTCAATACGAAAAATGGATGGAAGAAGCCCTCGAAGAAAAACGAGGGCTCTGGAAAGAAGTCCGGCGGGAGCAGCTTCCGCAATGGCTGCGGGACAAACAGCCCCTGCTGCTCCGGTAA
- a CDS encoding DJ-1/PfpI family protein has product MPKTALVPIAHGTEELEAVTIIDVLRRGGVQVTVASVQSLQVKASRDVNLTADCLIGDCQGKTYDLIALPGGMPGAEHLRDCAVLTDLLKKQKKEGRWVAAICASPAVVLAHHGLLNDCRATCYPSMQDKLPSAQSAPVVVDKNCITSQGPGTAIPFALELVSRLHGRNAAEKVAAAMLVKWAPVS; this is encoded by the coding sequence ATGCCCAAAACAGCGCTGGTACCCATTGCACACGGAACAGAAGAGCTTGAAGCCGTTACGATTATTGATGTGCTTCGCCGGGGAGGCGTGCAGGTGACCGTTGCGTCCGTACAGTCTCTCCAAGTCAAGGCCTCCCGAGATGTGAACTTGACGGCGGATTGCCTGATAGGGGATTGCCAAGGCAAAACCTATGATTTAATCGCACTGCCGGGAGGAATGCCCGGTGCCGAACATCTGCGCGATTGTGCGGTCCTGACTGACCTGCTCAAAAAGCAGAAAAAAGAAGGCCGCTGGGTTGCCGCGATTTGTGCATCCCCCGCCGTAGTGCTGGCTCATCACGGACTTCTGAATGATTGTCGGGCAACCTGTTATCCTTCGATGCAGGACAAACTGCCCTCCGCCCAGTCTGCTCCGGTGGTTGTGGATAAAAACTGCATCACCAGCCAGGGGCCGGGGACAGCAATTCCCTTTGCGCTGGAGCTGGTTTCACGGCTTCACGGCCGGAATGCAGCGGAAAAAGTGGCTGCCGCCATGCTGGTTAAATGGGCGCCGGTTTCGTAG